In a single window of the Saccharothrix australiensis genome:
- a CDS encoding DUF2470 domain-containing protein codes for MTQTRRPPAPRPAERARTIAARGGRAALLPSDGAENRVVPVLHHVHASGDTTILLPDGHPLTEAARGTEVTAMLEVADHAPVQLREPVRGLLWITGWLRTLAPAEARAASIEVAEHRPDPRLLDVGHGAAVLRLSPASLVVADAEGTTSLRPELFAQATPDPFHQHEDHWLRHLELSHRDVVGLLSQHLPEGLRGGHVRPLGLDRFGLRLRVETSDEDHDVRIAFSRPVATSGELAVELRRLMGCPFLAQRG; via the coding sequence GTGACCCAGACCCGTCGACCGCCCGCTCCGCGCCCCGCGGAGCGGGCCCGGACCATCGCCGCCAGGGGCGGGCGGGCCGCGCTGCTGCCGTCGGACGGCGCGGAGAACCGCGTCGTCCCCGTGCTGCACCACGTGCACGCCTCCGGTGACACCACGATCCTGCTGCCCGACGGCCACCCGCTCACCGAGGCGGCGCGGGGCACCGAGGTCACCGCCATGCTGGAGGTCGCCGACCACGCGCCCGTGCAGTTGCGCGAGCCGGTGCGCGGCCTGCTCTGGATCACCGGCTGGCTGCGCACCCTGGCCCCGGCGGAGGCCCGCGCCGCGAGCATCGAGGTCGCGGAGCACCGCCCCGACCCGCGCCTGCTGGACGTGGGCCACGGCGCGGCGGTGCTGCGGCTGTCGCCCGCGTCGCTCGTGGTGGCGGACGCGGAGGGCACCACGTCGCTGCGGCCGGAGCTGTTCGCGCAGGCCACCCCGGACCCGTTCCACCAGCACGAGGACCACTGGCTGCGGCACCTGGAGCTGTCGCACCGCGACGTCGTCGGCCTGCTCTCCCAGCACCTGCCGGAGGGCCTGCGCGGCGGCCACGTCCGACCGCTCGGGCTCGACCGGTTCGGGCTGCGGCTGCGGGTCGAGACGTCGGACGAGGACCACGACGTGCGGATCGCGTTCTCGCGGCCGGTGGCGACGTCGGGTGAACTGGCGGTCGAGCTGCGCAGGCTGATGGGCTGCCCCTTCCTGGCCCAACGCGGCTGA
- a CDS encoding VWA domain-containing protein, with the protein MTGDAVPMNAVPGESVPAGAVPGDAVPGGAVTGDGASPVAAGEGGSGEAERLRRWRLLLGGAAGDLGALDEHDRRRDAALTGLYGGGAVADAPDAGGKRAAGLGGSSPVLHRWLGDIRTYFPTSVVQVMQRDAVDRLGLRQLLLEPELLSGVEPDVSLVGTLVSLSSAIPARTRETARAVVRKVVEDIERKLADRLLAAVHGALDHAKRTSRPRLADVDWARTIRANLKHYQPDQGTVVVQRLVGHTRRSRAAALKDVILLVDQSGSMAESVVYSAVLGASLASLRAVETRLVVFDTEVVDLTDDLKDPVDLLFATQLGGGTDINRAVAYGQSLVRRPTDTVLVLISDLYEGGVARELQRRVRELVQSGVVVVVLLALSDSGTPSYDHELAARLSELGAPAFACTPDRFPDLLATALRREDVAAWAEQHDLPVGR; encoded by the coding sequence GTGACCGGAGACGCCGTGCCGATGAACGCCGTGCCAGGGGAATCCGTGCCGGCGGGAGCCGTGCCAGGGGACGCCGTGCCAGGGGGCGCCGTGACCGGGGACGGGGCGTCGCCGGTCGCGGCCGGCGAGGGCGGGTCGGGGGAAGCCGAACGCCTGCGCCGGTGGCGGCTCCTGCTCGGCGGCGCGGCCGGTGACCTGGGCGCGCTGGACGAGCACGACCGCCGCCGCGACGCCGCCCTCACCGGCCTCTACGGCGGCGGCGCGGTGGCGGACGCCCCTGACGCGGGCGGCAAGCGCGCCGCCGGGCTCGGCGGTTCGTCACCGGTGCTGCACCGGTGGCTCGGCGACATCCGCACGTACTTCCCGACGTCCGTCGTCCAGGTCATGCAGCGCGACGCCGTCGACCGCCTGGGCCTGCGGCAGCTCCTCCTCGAACCCGAGCTGCTGTCCGGCGTCGAACCCGACGTCAGCCTGGTCGGCACGCTGGTGTCGCTGTCCTCCGCCATCCCGGCCCGCACCAGGGAGACGGCCCGCGCCGTCGTCCGCAAGGTCGTGGAGGACATCGAGCGCAAACTCGCCGACCGGCTGCTGGCGGCCGTCCACGGCGCGCTCGACCACGCCAAGCGCACCAGCAGGCCCCGCCTGGCCGACGTCGACTGGGCGCGCACGATCCGCGCCAACCTCAAGCACTACCAGCCGGACCAGGGCACGGTCGTCGTCCAGCGGCTGGTCGGCCACACCCGCCGCAGCCGGGCCGCCGCGCTCAAGGACGTGATCCTGCTGGTCGACCAGTCGGGGTCGATGGCCGAGTCGGTCGTGTACTCGGCGGTGCTCGGCGCGAGCCTGGCGTCGCTGCGCGCGGTCGAGACGCGGCTGGTCGTGTTCGACACCGAGGTGGTCGACCTGACCGACGACCTGAAGGACCCGGTCGACCTGCTGTTCGCCACGCAGCTCGGCGGCGGCACGGACATCAACCGCGCGGTCGCCTACGGGCAGTCGCTGGTGCGCCGCCCCACGGACACGGTGCTGGTGCTGATCAGCGACCTGTACGAGGGCGGTGTGGCGCGGGAACTCCAGCGGCGGGTCCGCGAGCTGGTGCAGAGCGGGGTGGTGGTGGTCGTGCTGCTGGCGCTGTCGGACAGCGGCACGCCGTCCTACGACCACGAGCTGGCGGCCCGGCTGTCCGAGCTGGGCGCACCCGCGTTCGCGTGCACGCCGGACCGCTTCCCGGACCTGCTGGCGACGGCGCTGCGCAGGGAGGACGTCGCGGCCTGGGCGGAGCAGCACGACCTGCCGGTGGGCCGCTGA